From Coffea arabica cultivar ET-39 chromosome 10e, Coffea Arabica ET-39 HiFi, whole genome shotgun sequence, one genomic window encodes:
- the LOC113712689 gene encoding uncharacterized protein isoform X1, translating to MALPQILPSTSSSIIPSKSHLNPPANSHLNHPLKPFVSSPSAPPPLHHRQWRRRPNLLRCSASSFSEKHHTNSPKSDDVVELPLFPLPLVLFPGAILPLQIFEFRYRIMMHTLLQTDLRFGVIYADAATGTADVGCVGEVVKHERLVDDRFFLICKGQERFRVTKLLRTKPYLVAEVTWLEDRPSANGDEDLNSLANEVETYMKDVIRLSNRLNGKPEKEVQDLRRNLFPTPFSFFVGSTFEGAPREQQALLELEDTATRLKREKETLRNTLNYLTAASAAFYSWLYCLERLCIRFSVL from the exons ATGGCTCTGCCTCAAATCTTGCCATCCACTTCTTCTTCAATAATCCCAAGCAAATCCCACTTAAACCCCCCTGCTAATTCCCACTTAAACCATCCCCTTAAACCCTTCGTTTCTTCCCCATCAGCACCACCGCCACTTCACCACCGCCAGTGGCGGCGCAGACCCAATCTCCTCCGCTGCTCTGCCTCCTCATTCTCCGAGAAACATCACACCAACTCCCCCAAATCCGACGACGTTGTCGAGCTCCCGctcttccctctccctctcgTCCTCTTTCCCGGCGCAATCCTCCCTCTTCAGATCTTCGAGTTCCGCTACAGGATCATGATGCATACCCTCCTTCAGACTGACCTCCGTTTCGGCGTGATTTACGCCGATGCCGCCACCGGCACCGCCGACGTGGGCTGCGTCGGGGAGGTCGTCAAACACGAGCGTCTCGTCGACGACCGGTTCTTCTTGATCTGTAAAGGCCAAGAAAGGTTCCGGGTAACGAAACTGCTTCGGACTAAACCATATTTGGTCGCCGAGGTGACGTGGCTGGAGGACCGCCCGTCGGCCAATGGGGACGAAGACTTGAACTCCTTAGCTAACGAAGTCGAGACTTACATGAAGGATGTGATACGTTTATCCAACAGGCTCAACGGGAAGCCCGAAAAGGAGGTCCAAGATTTGCGGAGGAATCTGTTTCCGACGCCGTTTTCGTTTTTTGTGGGGTCGACGTTTGAAGGGGCGCCCAGGGAACAGCAGGCGTTGCTGGAGTTGGAGGACACGGCCACGAGATTGAAGAGGGAGAAGGAGACTTTGAGGAATACTTTGAATTATTTAACCGCGGCTTCTGCG GCTTTTTATTCATGGCTCTATTGCTTAGAACGGTTGTGCATCAGATTTTCTGTTCTGTAA
- the LOC113712689 gene encoding uncharacterized protein isoform X2, which yields MALPQILPSTSSSIIPSKSHLNPPANSHLNHPLKPFVSSPSAPPPLHHRQWRRRPNLLRCSASSFSEKHHTNSPKSDDVVELPLFPLPLVLFPGAILPLQIFEFRYRIMMHTLLQTDLRFGVIYADAATGTADVGCVGEVVKHERLVDDRFFLICKGQERFRVTKLLRTKPYLVAEVTWLEDRPSANGDEDLNSLANEVETYMKDVIRLSNRLNGKPEKEVQDLRRNLFPTPFSFFVGSTFEGAPREQQALLELEDTATRLKREKETLRNTLNYLTAASAMSFSYDKHK from the exons ATGGCTCTGCCTCAAATCTTGCCATCCACTTCTTCTTCAATAATCCCAAGCAAATCCCACTTAAACCCCCCTGCTAATTCCCACTTAAACCATCCCCTTAAACCCTTCGTTTCTTCCCCATCAGCACCACCGCCACTTCACCACCGCCAGTGGCGGCGCAGACCCAATCTCCTCCGCTGCTCTGCCTCCTCATTCTCCGAGAAACATCACACCAACTCCCCCAAATCCGACGACGTTGTCGAGCTCCCGctcttccctctccctctcgTCCTCTTTCCCGGCGCAATCCTCCCTCTTCAGATCTTCGAGTTCCGCTACAGGATCATGATGCATACCCTCCTTCAGACTGACCTCCGTTTCGGCGTGATTTACGCCGATGCCGCCACCGGCACCGCCGACGTGGGCTGCGTCGGGGAGGTCGTCAAACACGAGCGTCTCGTCGACGACCGGTTCTTCTTGATCTGTAAAGGCCAAGAAAGGTTCCGGGTAACGAAACTGCTTCGGACTAAACCATATTTGGTCGCCGAGGTGACGTGGCTGGAGGACCGCCCGTCGGCCAATGGGGACGAAGACTTGAACTCCTTAGCTAACGAAGTCGAGACTTACATGAAGGATGTGATACGTTTATCCAACAGGCTCAACGGGAAGCCCGAAAAGGAGGTCCAAGATTTGCGGAGGAATCTGTTTCCGACGCCGTTTTCGTTTTTTGTGGGGTCGACGTTTGAAGGGGCGCCCAGGGAACAGCAGGCGTTGCTGGAGTTGGAGGACACGGCCACGAGATTGAAGAGGGAGAAGGAGACTTTGAGGAATACTTTGAATTATTTAACCGCGGCTTCTGCG ATGTCTTTTTCTTATGATAAGCACAAGTAG